A part of Dasypus novemcinctus isolate mDasNov1 chromosome 5, mDasNov1.1.hap2, whole genome shotgun sequence genomic DNA contains:
- the NOS3 gene encoding nitric oxide synthase 3, translating to MGNLKSVGQEPGPPCGLGLGLGLGLCGKQGPASPTAAEPSRAPAPVPPPPPEHSPPLTRPPEGPKFPRVKNWEVGSITYDTLSAQAQQEGPCTPRHCLGSLVFPRKLQSRPSQGPPAPEQLLHQARDFINQYYSSIKRNGSQAHQERLQEVEAEVAATGTYQLRESELVFGAKQAWRNAPRCVGRIQWGKLQVFDARDCTSAQEMFTYICSHIKYATNRGNLRSAITVFPQRAPNRGDFRIWNAQLVRYAGYRQQDGSVRGDPGNVEITELCVQHGWTPGNGRFDVLPLLLQAPDEPPELFSLPPELVLEVSLEHPTLEWFAALGLRWYALPAVSNMLLEIGGLEFPAAPFSGWYMSTEIGTRNLCDPHRYNILEDVAVCMDLDTRTTSSLWKDKAAVEINLAVLHSFQLAKVTIVDHHAATVSFMKHLENEQKARGGCPADWAWIVPPISGSLTPVFHQEMVNYFLSPAFRYQPDPWKGSTAKGTGITRKKTFKEVANAVKISASLMGTVMAKRVKATILYGSETGRAQGYAQQLGRLFRKAFDPRVLCMDEYDVVSLEHETLVLVVTSTFGNGDPPENGESFAAALMEMSGPYNSSPRPEQHKSYKIRFNSISCSDSLVSSWRRKRKESSNTDSAGALGTLRFCVFGLGSRAYPHFCAFARAVDTRLEELGGERLLQLGQGDELCGQEEAFRGWAQAAFQASCETFCVGEDAKAAARDIFSPRRSWKRQRYRLSAQAEGLQLLPGLIHVHRRKMFQATVVSVENLQSSKSTRATILVRLDTGGQEGLQYQPGDHIGVCPPNRPGLVEALLSRVEDPPPPAEPVVVEQLEKGSPGGPPPGWVRDPRLPPCTLRQALTFFLDITSPPSPRLLRLLSTLAEEPSEQQELESLSQDPRRYEEWKWFRCPTLLEVLEQFPSVALPAPLLLTQLPLLQPRYYSVSSAPSAHPGEIHLTVAVLAYRTQDGLGPLHYGVCSTWLSQLKAGDPVPCFIRGAPSFRLPPDPSLPCILVGPGTGIAPFRGFWQERLHDIESKGLQPAPMTLVFGCRCSQLDHLYRDEVQDAQQRGVFGRVLTAFSREPDSPKTYVQDVLRTELAAEVHRVLCLERGHMFVCGDVTMATSVLQTVQRILATEGDMELDEAGDVIGVLRDQQRYHEDIFGLTLRTQEVTSRIRTQSFSLQERQLRGAVPWAFDPPGP from the exons ATGGGCAACTTGAAGAGCGTGGGCCAGGAGCCCGGGCCTCCCTGCGGCCTGGGCCTGGGGCTCGGCCTCGGGCTGTGCGGCAAGCAGGGTCCGGCCTCCCCGACGGCGGCGGAGCCCAGCCGGGCGCCCGCACCGGTGCCGCCACCGCCGCCTGAACACAG CCCCCCACTAACCCGGCCCCCGGAGGGGCCCAAGTTCCCCCGAGTGAAGAACTGGGAAGTAGGGAGCATCACCTATGACACCTTGAGCGCCCAGGCACAGCAG GAAGGGCCCTGCACCCCAAGACACTGCCTGGGCTCCCTTGTATTTCCACGGAAACTGCAGAGCCGGCCCTCCCAGGGCCCCCCGGCCCCTGAGCAGCTGCTGCATCAGGCCAGGGACTTCATCAACCAGTACTACAGCTCCATCAAGAG gaACGGCTCCCAGGCTCACCAGGAGCGTCTGCAGGAGGTGGAAGCGGAGGTGGCAGCCACAGGCACCTACCAGCTTCGGGAGAGCGAGCTGGTGTTCGGGGCCAAGCAGGCCTGGCGCAACGCTCCCCGCTGCGTGGGTCGGATCCAGTGGGGGAAGCTGCAG GTGTTTGATGCCCGGGATTGCACCTCTGCGCAGGAGATGTTCACCTACATCTGCAGTCACATCAAGTATGCCACCAACCGGGGCAACCTTCG CTCGGCCATCACAGTGTTCCCCCAGCGCGCCCCAAATCGCGGAGACTTTCGAATCTGGAACGCCCAGCTGGTGCGCTACGCGGGCTACAGGCAGCAGGATGGCTCTGTGCGCGGGGACCCGGGCAACGTGGAGATCACCGAG CTCTGTGTCCAGCACGGCTGGACCCCAGGAAATGGGCGCTTTGACGTGCTGCCCCTTCTGCTCCAAGccccagatgagcccccagaaCTCTTCTCTCTGCCCCCCGAGCTGGTCCTCGAGGTGTCCCTGGAGCACCCCAC CCTGGAGTGGTTCGCAGCCCTGGGCCTGCGCTGGTATGCGCTCCCCGCAGTGTCCAACATGCTACTGGAAATTGGGGGCCTGGAGTTCCCTGCAGCCCCATTCAGTGGCTGGTACATGAGCACGGAGATCGGCACCCGGAACCTGTGTGACCCCCACCGCTACAATATCCTGGAG GATGTGGCCGTCTGCATGGACCTGGATACCCGGACAACCTCGTCCCTGTGGAAAGACAAAGCAGCTGTGGAAATTAACTTGGCTGTGCTGCACAGTTTCCAG TTGGCCAAAGTGACCATCGTGGACCATCACGCTGCCACGGTCTCCTTCATGAAGCACCTGGAGAATGAGCAGAAGGCGAGGGGGGGCTGCCCTGCGGACTGGGCCTGGATCGTGCCCCCCATCTCAGGCAGCCTCACACCTGTCTTCCATCAGGAGATGGTCAACTATTTCCTGTCCCCTGCCTTCCGCTACCAG CCAGACCCCTGGAAGGGGAGCACGGCCAAGGGCACTGGCATCACCAGGAAGAAGACCTTTAAGGAAGTTGCCAA CGCGGTGAAGATCTCTGCCTCGCTCATGGGCACCGTGATGGCAAAGCGAGTGAAGGCGACAATCCTGTATGGCTCCGAGACAGGCCGGGCGCAGGGCTACGCGCAGCAGCTGGGGAGGCTATTCCGGAAGGCTTTCGACCCCCGG gtccTGTGCATGGACGAGTATGACGTGGTGTCCCTTGAGCACGAGACACTGGTGTTGGTAGTGACCAGCACATTCGGGAATGGAGACCCACCGGAGAATGGCGAG AGTTTTGCAGCAGCCCTTATGGAGATGTCCGGTCCCTACAACAGCTCCCCTCGGCCAGAACAGCACAA GAGCTACAAAATTCGCTTCAACAGCATCTCCTGCTCAGACTCACTGGTCTCCTCTTGGCGACGGAAGAGGAAGGAATCCAGTAACACGGACAGTGCAGGGGCACTGGGCACTCTCAG GTTCTGTGTATTCGGGCTGGGCTCCCGGGCGTACCCCCATTTCTGCGCCTTTGCTCGTGCGGTGGACACGCGGCTGGAAGAGCTGGGCGGGGAGCGGCTGCTGCAGCTGGGCCAGGGGGACGAGCTGTGCGGCCAGGAGGAAGCCTTCCGTGGCTGGGCCCAGGCTGCCTTCCAG GCCTCCTGTGAGACTTTCTGCGTGGGAGAGGATGCCAAGGCTGCGGCCCGGGACATCTTCAGCCCCAGGCGGAGCTGGAAGCGCCAGAGATACCGCCTGAGTGCCCAGGCCGAGGGCCTGCAGTTGCTGCCAG GCCTGATCCACGTGCACAGGCGGAAGATGTTCCAGGCCACAGTCGTCTCCGTGGAAAACCTGCAGAGCAGCAAGTCCAC ccgggCCACGATCCTGGTGCGCCTGGACACCGGAGGGCAGGAGGGGCTCCAGTACCAGCCAGGGGACCACATAGGCGTCTGCCCACCCAACCGGCCAGGCCTCGTGGAGGCCCTGCTGAGCCGCGTGGAGGACCCGCCGCCGCCCGCTGAGCCCGTGGTAGTGGAGCAGTTGGAGAAGGGCAGCCCTG GTGGCCCACCCCCCGGCTGGGTGCGGGACCCCCGGCTGCCCCCCTGCACGCTGCGCCAGGCTCTCACCTTCTTCCTGGACATCACTTCCCCACCCAGCCCTCGACTCCTTCGCCTCCTCAGCACCCTGGCAGAAGAGCCCAGTGAACAGCAGGAGCTAGAGAGCCTCAGCCAG GACCCCCGGCGCTACGAGGAGTGGAAGTGGTTCCGCTGCCCCACGCTGCTGGAAGTGCTGGAGCAGTTTCCATCCGTGGCACTGCCTGCCCCCCTGCTCCTCACCCAGCTGCCCCTGCTCCAGCCACGGTACTACTCGGTCAGCTCAGCACCCAGCGCCCACCCAGGAGAGATCCACCTCACAGTAGCTGTGCTGGCATATAGGACGCAGG ATGGGCTGGGCCCCCTGCACTATGGAGTCTGCTCCACCTGGCTGAGCCAACTCAAGGCTGGAGACCCTGTGCCCTGCTTCATCAGGGG AGCTCCCTCCTTCCGGCTGCCACCTGATCCCAGCTTGCCCTGCATCCTCGTGGGACCTGGCACGGGCATTGCTCCCTTCCGGGGATTCTGGCAGGAGCGGTTACACGACATCGAGAGCAAAG GGCTGCAGCCTGCCCCCATGACCCTGGTGTTCGGCTGCCGATGCTCCCAGCTCGACCATCTCTACCGCGACGAGGTGCAGGACGCCCAGCAGCGCGGAGTGTTCGGCCGCGTCCTCACCGCCTTCTCGCGGGAACCCGACAGCCCCAAG ACTTACGTGCAGGACGTCCTGCGCACAGAGCTGGCTGCGGAGGTGCACCGCGTGCTGTGCCTCGAGCGGGGCCACATGTTTGTCTGCGGTGATGTCACCATGGCCACCAGCGTCCTACAGACCGTGCAGCGCATCCTAGCGACCGAGGGCGACATGGAGCTGGACGAGGCCGGCGACGTCATCGGCGTGCTAAGG GATCAGCAACGCTACCACGAGGACATTTTCGGGCTCACCCTGCGCACCCAGGAGGTGACCAGCCGCATACGCACCCAGAGCTTTTCATTGCAGGAGCGGCAGCTGCGGGGAGCCGTGCCCTGGGCGTTCGACCCTCCCGGCCCCTGA
- the ATG9B gene encoding autophagy-related protein 9B, producing the protein MVSRAGWGGSRGRLGRWGDLGPGSVPLLPTLPSPPGRGPGGGRISIFSLPPAPRARSSPSLSLSLALGPSCPALQGTGPSQPRHSALSTPATLLSQAQPAMTPASASPSWGSHSTPPLALVTPPPSHRCSQDPPGLRIGPLIPEQDYERLEDCDPQGSQDSPLHGEEQQPLLYVPEGLRGSWHHIQNLDSFFTKIYSYHQRNGFSCILLEDVFQLGQFIFIVTFTTFLLRCVDYNVLFANQPNNHTRLGPSHSKVTLSDAILPSAQCAERTRSSPLLVFLLVLAAGFWLVQLLRSICNLFSYWDIRVFYREALHIPPEELSSASWAEVQSRLLALQRSGGLCVQPRPLTELDVHHRILRYTNYQVALANKGLLPARCPLPWGGRVAFLSRGLALNVDLLLFRGPFSLFRGGWELPDAYKRSDQRSALAAHLGRTVVLLAAVNLALSPLVLAWQVLHAFYSHVELLRREPGALGARRWSRLARLQLRHFNELPHELRARLARAYRPAAAFLRAAAPPAPLLALLARQLVFFAGAPFAALLVLTIYDEDVLTVQHVLTAMTALGVTATAARSFLPEEQFQGRSPQLQLRAALAHMHYLPEEPGAASRAPAYRQMAQLLQYRVVSLLEELLSPLLTPLFLLFWVRPRALEIIDFFHHFTVDVAGVGDICSFALMDVQRHGHPQWLSEGQTEASLSQRAEDGKTELSLMRFSLAHPQWRPPGHSSKFLGHLRGRVQQDAAAWGATPVRSPSTPGHLSDTASSPPEAFLANFLVHPILPPRDLSPTAPCPAAATASLLASLSRIAQDPSYVSPEGTGGQKLAQLPELASAEMSLHAIYLHQLHQQQQQELWGEASASSLPRPWSSPSQPLSPDEEKPSWSSDGSSPTSSPRQQWSTQRAQNLFPAGFQEATETQREPGQASATD; encoded by the exons ATGGTGAGCCgagctgggtggggggggagtagGGGGCGGCTGGGGCGGTGGGGGGACCTGGGGCCTGGATCAGTGCCCCTTCTCCCCAcgctgccttctcctccaggtcggGGACCTGGGGGAGGAAGGATCTCCATCTTctctctgcccccagcccctcgAGCAAGAAGCTCCCCCTCCTTATCTCTCTCTCTGGCCCTGGGACCCTCCTGCCCAGCGCTGCAGGGGACAGGGCCTTCTCAGCCTCGCCACAGTGCCCTCTCCACCCCAGCCACCCTCCTATCGCAGGCCCAGCCTGCCATGACACCTGCCTCTGCTTCCCCCTCCTGGGGatcccactccaccccacccctggctTTGGTGACTCCCCCTCCCTCGCACCGATGCTCCCAGGACCCTCCTGGGCTGCGGATAGGCCCTTTGATCCCAGAGCAGGACTATGAGCGGCTGGAAGACTGTGACCCTCAGGGGTCCCAAGATTCACCCCTCCACGGGGAGGAGCAACAGCCCCTGCTTTATGTGCCTGAAGGGCTCCGGG GCTCCTGGCATCACATCCAGAACCTGGACAGCTTCTTCACCAAG ATCTACAGCTACCACCAGCGGAACGGCTTTTCCTGTATCCTGCTGGAGGATGTCTTCCAGCTAGG ACAATTCATTTTCATTGTCACCTTCACGACCTTCCTTCTTCGCTGTGTGGATTACAACGTTCTCTTTGCCAACCAACCAAATAACCACACAAGACTGGGGCCCTCCCACAGCAAAGTGACCTTGTCGGATGCCATCCTGCCCTCAGCCCAGTGTGCTGAGCG gACCCGCTCCAGCCCCCTGCTGGTCTTCCTCCTGGTCCTGGCTGCGGGCTTCTGGCTGGTCCAGCTGCTCCGCTCCATCTGCAACCTTTTCAGCTACTGGGACATCCGGGTGTTTTACAGGGAGGCCCTGCACATCCCCCCG GAGGAGCTCAGCTCCGCGTCCTGGGCAGAGGTGCAGTCTCGCCTGCTGGCGCTGCAGAGGAGCGGCGGGCTGTGCGTGCAGCCGCGGCCGCTGACCGAGCTGGACGTCCACCACCGCATCCTGCGCTACACCAACTACCAGGTGGCCCTGGCCAACAAGGGCCTGCTGCCGGCCCGCTGCCCGCTGCCCTGGGGAGGCCGTGTGGCCTTCCTCAGCCGCGGCCTGGCGCTCAACGTGGACCTGCTGCTCTTCCGCGGCCCCTTCTCGCTGTTCCgtggaggctgggagctgccGGACGCCTACAAGCGCAGCGACCAGCGCAGCGCCCTGGCCGCCCACCTGGGCCGCACCGTGGTGCTGCTGGCAGCCGTGAACCTGGCGTTGAGCCCGCTGGTGCTGGCCTGGCAGGTGCTGCACGCCTTCTACAGCCACGTGGAGCTGCTGCGGCGCGAGCCCGGCGCGCTCGGGGCCCGCCGCTGGTCCCGCCTGGCGCGCCTGCAGCTGCGCCACTTCAACGAGCTGCCGCACGAGCTGCGCGCGCGCCTGGCCCGCGCCTACCGCCCCGCGGCCGCCTTCCTGCGCGccgccgcgccccccgcgcccctgcTCGCGCTGCTGGCGCGCCAGCTCGTCTTCTTCGCCGGCGCGCCCTTCGCCGCGCTGCTGGTGCTCACCATCTACGACGAGGACGTGCTCACCGTGCAGCACGTGCTCACCGCCATGACCGCGCTCGGTGTCACGGCCACGGCGGCCAG GTCTTTCCTTCCGGAAGAGCAGTTCCAGGGCCGTTCCCCGCAGCTCCAGCTCCGGGCGGCCCTGGCCCACATGCACTACCTCCCGGAGGAGCCCGGCGCTGCCAGCAGGGCCCCCGCATACCGGCAGATGGCGCAGCTGCTGCAATATCGAGTG GTCTCCCTCCTGGAGGAGCTGCTTTCCCCTCTCCTCACCCCGCTGTTTCTGCTCTTCTGGGTTCGGCCACGTGCCTTGgagattattgatttttttcatcacTTCACGGTGGACGTGGCTGGCGTTGGAGACATCTGTTCCTTTGCACTTATGGATGTGCAGCGTCATGGTCACCCTCAG tgGCTCTCAGAAGGACAGACAGAGGCCTCGCTGTCTCAGCGTGCAGAGGATGGAAAGACCGAACTCTCCTTAATGAGGTTCTCCTTGGCGCATCCACAATGGCGCCCACCAGGGCACAGCTCCAAGTTCCTGGGGCACCTCCGGGGCCGGGTACAACAGGACGCAGCTGCCTGGGGTGCCACTCCAGTTCGCAGTCCTTCCACCCCGGGGCACCTCAGTGATACTGCCTCGTCTCCT CCGGAGGCTTTCCTGGCCAATTTCTTGGTGCACCCCATTCTGCCCCCAAGGGATCTGAGCCCCACAGCCCCCTGCCCAGCTGCAGCCACAGCCAGCCTCCTGGCCTCCTTATCCCGAATCGCCCAGGACCCAAG CTATGTGTCCCCAGAAGGTACTGGGGGCCAGAAGCTGGCCCAGCTCCCAGAGCTTGCATCTGCTGAGATGAGTCTCCATGCCATCTACCTCCACCAG CttcatcagcagcagcagcaggaactGTGGGGGGAGGCTTCAGCGTCTTCCCTGCCAAGGCCCTGGTCCAGCCCCTCACAGCCACTCTCACCTGACGAGGAGAAGCCTTCTTGGTCAAGTGATG GCTCCAGTCCTACCTCCAGCCCCAGGCAGCAGTGGAGTACCCAGAGGGCCCAGAATCTGTTCCCTGCAGGTTTTCAGGAGGCCACAGAGACCCAGAGGGAGCCTGGCCAGGCCTCTGCTACTGACTGA